TCAAGTCGCGCCTCCAAGGCCGACTTCATCAAAGCGTTGTTCGAGTCAATTGCCGAAAACACCGGCGCTCAAATAAATAAATTGCCTCCGTACTTCAGGCTCCCGGATTCGGAGTGGGCTTCATTGATTAACGTCGCGCTAAATCTCGAACCGGGCGAAATCGCCGACGCGGTTTACATAAAGGGGGTGCGAGCGCGTAGAAAACAAAAACGCGAACAATAGACAATCGCGCTCACTGCGGTCTAGTGCTTACGAAGTTTTTCAGAACAGGCTGCACTTGATCGACTTGTGACGCCCTTCCGGAACCGCTTTGCGAATCGCGCACAACTGCTTCGCGCTGAGTGGCCCGTCATCCGCCTCGTACGCGGGCAACAGCGCGCGCGCAAGCTGGCGCAACGCGTAGTGCAAGACCTGTGTCTCGTTCATTCCCAACGTCGCGACCAGTCGCGAGAGCGTCTCGCGACTGACACCTATTTCCGAGTCGGTCGTGCTTATTGTGAACAACACGTGATCGGTACTTGCAGTCTTGTTCATTGCAAATTTCTTGTTGATGCTGAAAGCTATGCGGCAAAAGCGTCGCCATTCTGCACCCAGCATCGCACGGGCTCAGAGCCGATTGGCGTGTCTAGCTGATGCAACAGCGCGTTCACAGGTGTTCCAAGTTGGAACAACTGGCCGCATGTCCCAGCCGACTCTCTCGGCGAACGCCGGTCGGCACGCAACCTGCATTCAGCTCGCACCCAGCGTAAGATTCGCTAGTCGTATCGCCACGATATCGTGGCGGTGCCGCTCGTGGTTCGACAAGCTCACCACGAACGGGAAGAATCGCTCACCACGAACGGACTGATAGACCGCCCCCTGCTTCGACAAACCGCAACCTTTGACAACACGATCATGGACAACCTCGACCTCGACGTTCTCAAAACCGCCCTCGCCTGGACTGACAGTGGTCGCCGGGCGACGCTGGGCACGGTGGTGCGCACCTGGGGCAGCGCGCCGCGGCCGATTGGCGCGATGATGGCGATTCGTGATGACGGGCAGGTGATTGGCTCGGTGTCGGGCGGCTGCATTGAGGATGACCTGATCGCCAAGGTGAAGGACGGCAAGCTCGCCGCGCGGCTGCCGGAGAGTGTTCGCTACGGTGTGTCAGCCGATCAGGCGCATCAGTTTGGCCTGCCCTGCGGCGGCACGGTGGAGATGGTGCTGGAGCCGCTGACGCCGCAGAGCGATATTCGCGGCCTGCTCGCCGATCTGGAGGCGCATCGCATTGTGAAGCGCACACTGAACCTGGCCACCGCCGTCACCCACCGCGCCGATGCCACCGGCGCCGACGTGCTGGCCTTTGACGGCAACACGCTCACCACCATTCACGGCCCGCGCTACCGGCTGCTGATCATCGGCGCCGGCCAGCTCTCGAAGTATCTGGCGACGATGGCGATCCCGCTCGACTATCAGGTGACGGTGTGCGACCCGCGCGACGAGTATCAGGAGCAATGGCACGATCTTCCGCAGGTGACCATGACCAAAGAGATGCCGGACGACACGGTAATCGCGATGAATCTGGATCGCAACAGCGCGGTGGTGGCGCTGACGCACGACCCGAAGCTGGACGATCTGGCGTTGATGGAGGCGCTCAAGTCACCGGCGTTCTACGTGGGCGCACTGGGTTCGAGGCGCAACAACGACAAGCGCCGCGAGCGGCTGCTGGAGTTTGACGTGACGGCCGAGGAGCTGACCAAGCTGCGCGGCCCGGTCGGCCTCGACATCGGCGCCAAGACGCCAAGCGAAATCGCCATCTCCATCCTCGCCGAAATGACGGCGATGAAACGCGGCGTGACGATGACGCGCAGCAAGAGCGAAGTGCCGGCGGCGGCAACCACTTCGGCGGGGTGTGCGCTGTAGGTGCTCCGTTCGACGTGGTGGTTCGACAAGCTCACCACGAACGGATTACGAACACGAGGTAAATCGTAGGGCGGGACGCTCGCGGTCCCGCCTCGTGTCGTTGCCGCAGGCCTGTCAGCCGATGGGCGCGTTGCGCCACTGCTTTCGGCGGCACCGCTAGCGTGCCGCCCTACGACATGACCACCCGATCGCACGCCCCGTAGGTGCACACTTGTGCGCGCTGCGCAAGCAAAAAACCAGACCGAAGTGCCTGCGCTTGCGTACCGTCACATGAGTCTGGCGGCCTCACGGTCTGGATTCCCGCCTTCGCCGGAATGACAAATGATCGTAGGGCGGGACGCTTGCGGTCCCGCCTTGTGTCGTTGCCGCAGGCTGATCGGTCACGGGGCGCGGTAAGCCACCGCGTTCGGCGGCACCGCTAGCGTGCCGCCCTACTGCCGCTGCGCCTAGAACGTCGCCTTGACCGTGCCGAGCTTCTTGCCGAGATCGGCGGACGGCATGTAGCCGACGTTCTTACTGCCATCAGCAAATACGACGTGCGGCACCGGGCCGACGCCGAGGCGTTTGGCGAGGCCGGCGACGCGCTGCGTCGGGTCGGCGCAGGCTTTGTCCGCTGCGGCTGGGGCTTTGCTGCGCAGCATCCAGTCGTCGTAGGCCTTGATGCGGTCGGCCGAACACCAGAGGTCGCGCGCCTTGGGGGCGGAATCCTGGCTCAACTGCGCCACCATGAAGGTGTAGACGGTGATGTCGTCCATCTCGGCGAAGCTCTGGCGCAGCTTTTTGCAATAGCCGCAATACGGGTCTTCAAACACGACGACCTTGCGAGTGCCCTTGCCCTTCACCAGCTTCACCGCATCGTTGAGCGATTCGCCAGACCAGAGCGCCGGCATTACCTTCGCTTCCATCTCGGCGACCAGCGCCTCCTTGCGCTCGCGGGTGAGGTCACGCCCCTTGTCTAGATCAACCAGCGAGCCCTGGAAGAGGAAGTTCGCCGTCTCGTTCACGTAGAGCACGTCGGTGCCGATCTGCACCTCGTACAGCCCGGCCATCGGCGCCGGGCGGATGGCGTCGATCTTGCCACCACCGTTGATCTTGGGGCCGAGCACCTTGCGGATGTTGTCGGCGACGGCCGGAGCGACCGTGCCGGCGGGGGTCTGCGCGAGGGCGGGCAACGCGACCAGCACAAGCGCGGTGGCAACACCGGCAAAACGCGCCGCAAGGCGGGAGGCAAACATCATGACTTACTCCAAAAAACTTTCGTCGCAATCTATGCGTAATGAAACCACAAACTAGACGGTGATCCGCTGCAACGTCTTCTCGCGCCCGAGCGTGAGCATCAGCGCGTCCACCGCCGGCGCCTGCGCGACACCCGTGAGCAGCACGCGCAGCGGCATCATTACCTGCGGCGTTTTGAGCGCAAACTTCGCTTGTGCTTCTTTCAGGATCGCAGCCAGTGCGGGTTTGGCCCATTCCGTCACCGCGAGCTGCTCTTTGACCCAGGCAATCGCCGGTTTGTTCGCGTCGGTCAGATGTTGCGCCAGCAGCGCAGCGTCGGGCGTGACAGCGTGATAGCAAAAGTGGGCCAGTTCCGCCATCTTGCGCAGGGTGGGGGCGCGTTCGCGCAGCAGCTCGGCGACGGCGAGCGCGCTCGGCCCGACATTCAAATCGTAGCCCTGCTCGCGCAGGAACGGTTCGAGTTTTGCGGCCAGCACGTCCACCGGCAATCGCTTGACGTGCTCGCCGTTCAGCCATTCGAACTTTTCAGCGTCGAAGCGTGCAGGTGACGGCGTCAGTGACTCAAGGTTGAACCATTCAACCAGTTGCTGCGGCGTAAAGATTTCGTCGTTGCCGTGCGACCAGCCGAGGCGCGCGAGGCCGTTGATGATCGCCTCGGGCAGATAACCGTTGGCGGCGTATTCGTTGAGCCCGGTCGCACCGTGGCGCTTGGAGAGCTTTTCGCCGTCGTTGCCGAGCACCGTCGGGGTGTGGCCGAACACCGGCGGCTCCTTGCCAAGCGCGCGGAAGATGTTGATCTGCCGCGGCGTGTTCATCACGTGTCCATCGCCACGGATGACGTGGCTGATCTGCATGTCGATGTCGTCCACCACCACGCAGAAGTTGTACGTCGGCACACCGACCTCGCCCACCGGCGCCTGCCGCGCGATCACCAGATCGTCGAGCTCGCTGTTGGCGATCTCGATGCGGCCCTTCACCGCGTCGTCCCACGCCACCACGCCGTCGTCCGGGTTGCGGAAGCGGATCACCGGCAGCACACCGGGCGGCGGCGTGAGGCCTTGCTTCGCCACGTTCTCCGGCCGCCAGTGCCCGTTGTAGCGCGGCTTTTCGTTGTTGGCCTTCTGCTTTTCGCGCAGGGCATCAAGCTCCTCCACACTCATGTAGCAGTGGTAGGCACGGCCGTCGGCCAGCATCTGCGCCACCACCTCGCGGTAGCGCGGCATGCGCTGCATTTGATAGAAGGGGCCTTCGTCGATATCCAGGCCCAGCCAGGCCATGTCGCGCAGGATACCGTCGGCGCTGGATTCGCTGGAGCGCTCGAGATCGGTGTCCTCGATCCGCAGCACAAACTGGCCGTTGTGATGGCGGGCATAGGCCCACGCAAACAGCGCAGTGCGGATGTTGCCGAGGTGCAGGGTGCCGGTGGGTGAAGGCGCGAAGCGCGTGCGAATCGGGGCGCGGGGTCCGGTATCAGTTTTACGGTCAGTCATCATCCAATTTTATTGGCACGCCATTGTCGCGAGCCATTGCCCTGGACGATCGGCGCAAATCGCAATTGGGCGCCACGCAGGCGAATTACGGGAAAACCCGTAATCATATATATCATCTATATGACTTATCATTCCGGCGATTACGTCGCCAGTTAGTTTGTCGCCGGCAATTTGATACTGTTGAGAACTGACGTTTTGAGGAGGACTGTGTTGTGAAGAATGTACGTTTGCGTGCTACGCGCCTGACTGCAGTGACGACGGCACTTGTGGCCATGTCCATGCTGACCGCTCATGCTGCGGATCTGCGCGTGCAGTGCTATTCCGATGGCAATGAGTGCGAAGTGACCGGCGAAATCGCCAAGCGCTTCGAGGCCGCCAACCCTGGCACCAAAATCATCATCGACAAAGTGCCTTACAAGGCCGTCGTCGAAACGCTGCCGGTGCAGCTTGCCGCCGGCGAAGGCCCGGATATCGCGCGCGTCACCGATCTCGGTGGCCTGAACAAGTATTACCTTGACCTCACGCCACACCTGAGTGCGGCGCGACAGAAGGCATGGCAGGACAATTTCGCGTCCACGCTCAGCTGGTTCCGCGCCGGCCCGACCGACAAGGGCATCTACGGTCTGATGTCGCAATTGACGGTCACTGGTCTGTATGTGAACAAGACGCTGTTTGAACAGGCCAAAGTGCCGATGCCGCCAGCCACCGCAACGTGGGATGACTGGATGGCCGCCGCGAAAAAAGTGGCCGATGCGACCAAGACGCCGTTCGCGGCCGCCATGGATCGCACGGGTCATCGCTTCGCACCGCTGGCTGTCGCCTACGGTTCCAAATATTTCGACGCCAAGGGCGGCCCGGTGATTGACGACGGCTTCAAGCTGGCCGCGAACAAGTTCGTGGGTTGGCACAAGTCGGGCCTGATGCCGAAAGAAGTGTGGGGCGGCCTCGGCGGCTCTGCCTATCGCGACGCGTTTGAAGAGTTCGCCAACGGCCGTATCGTGCTGTATTACTCCGGCTCGTGGCAGGTGAACCGCATGGACAAAAACGTCACCAAGTCGTTTGACTGGGCGGTGGCGCCGGCACCCTGCGGCCCGGCGGGTTGCACGGCCATGCCCGGTGGTGCGGCCTACGTGGGACTGAAGCGCACCAAGGCGCCGGCCGAAGTGGCGAAATTCCTCGACTTCCTGGCGACGGACGCGAATTACGCAGAAATGATGGCGAAAACGGAAAATATTCCGGCACATCTGGGTGTGGCAAAAGCGGGCGTGACTTACAACGTGTCACCGTTGGCGAAGGCTGCGCTGAACACGTTCGTGGGCGATGTTGGCAAGATTCTCAAGCCGAACTTCGATTTGCAGGGCTATCGCCTGAATCGCGCGGTGTTCCAGCCGACGGCGGCACGTCTGGGTCAAGCCATCGCTGGCGAGATCACCGTTGATGATGCGCTCAAGCGCCTGGCGTCGGATCTAGACGAGCAGGTGAAGGCAGCGGCGAAGTAGTGTGCAGGGTGGGCTTCGGCCCACCACCCCTGCCTGTCTGCGTCAAAAAAGTGTTGAGCCGTTGTGCTCAACACGCGCCGCAGCGATCAGCGCCGCAGTTCGCCAGTAAACGTAGTGCAGCTTTTTACTAAATGCCTCATTCAAGATGGGCGTAGCGCACGATAAGCCACAAAGTCGACTTTAGCCGTTTTCGCGGTTCAGGCCCAATTAAATGGGCGATCCGGCCAAAAGACGTAAGGATCAAATCATGAAAACCAGACCCGGTACGCCGTGGTTCTTTCTGGCACCGAACGTGATCGTGATCCTGCTGTTCACTTTCGTGCCGATCGCAATCAACATCTACTACGCGTTCACCGGCGGCGTGAACCTCTACCCGTTGCAACGACCCGGTGTTGGCGTCGAGAACTTCTCCACGCTGCTCGAATGCGGCTCATACCTTGACCCGTCGAGTTGCACCAAGGACGTGTTCTGGCGGTCCATTTTCAACACCGCCAAATACGCGTTCTTCCAGGTATCGCTGATGGTGCTGTTCAGCCTCATCACCGCGCTGGTGCTGAATCGCAAGATCATCGGCCGTGGCTTCTGGCGCGGGGTGTTTTTCTACCCTGTTCTACTCTCTCCCGTCGTCGTTGCGCTGATCTGGAAATGGATCCTGCAACGCGATGGTCTGCTCAATGCCGCAATGGTGGCCGTTGACGCACCGCCTGTGCTCTGGCTCGCGGAACCGGGCTGGGCGTTCTTCTGGGTCACCTTCGTATCCATCTGGGCGCACATGGGCTTTTACATGCTCATTCTGCTCGCCGGCCTGCAGGCCATTCCAGCGGACTTATACGAAGCCGCGCAGCTCGACAAAGCCTCGCCCTGGCGCTCGCTTACGCGGGTGACGCTGCCGCTGCTGATGCCGAACTTGATGGTGGTGCTGGTGCTGGCGCTGATCAAGGCGGTGCAGACATTCGACGACGTTTTCGTGCTCACCGGTGGCGGGCCCGGCTCGGCCACCACCTTCATCGTGCAGTTCATCTATCACACCGGTTTTGTCGAACCGGTGCGGCTCTACGGCATTGCGGCAGCGGGTTCGTTGTTGCTGGCGCTGGCGCTGGTTGCATTGACGCTGTTGCAGTTGCGACTATCGAAGGCTGACGAAATGGGGGAGCGCGCGAAATGAAGGCACTCAAGTTCCTCACCCGCACCCGCAACGGACGCAGCCTCGACTGGACGGACTGGCTGTCCTACGTCTACCTGACGCTGGGCCTCTTCCTGATGTTCGGGCCAGTGATCTGGCTGGTTGGCTCGTCATTCAAAACCGAGGCGGCGCTGAACGAATTTCCGCCGTCGTTTCTACCGTACGGGCAGAAGGCGGTGGCGGTGCCCGGCGAAGAAAAAATGAAGCCGGTCTACCGCATCAAACTGCCGGACGGAACCACAAAGGAATTGCCCGAAGTGCGCCGCATCGGACTCATGGCCACGCACATTGACCCGGCACGACCGGACGAACCGATTCGCGTCAACGTGAAAGACCGCGAGCCAGTGCGCGAATTCAAACTCGCCACCGAGAACTACACCGACCTCGGCGGCAAGATCCAGTTCGGCACGTACCTGTGGAACTCCGTGTTCATCACGCTGGTGGCCACGATTCTCACGCTGCTGTTCAACTCGATGGCAGCGTTTGCTCTGTCGAAATACAAATTCAAGGGCCGCACCTCAGTATTCCTGCTGATTCTCGGAACCTTGATGGTGCCGCCTGCCATTGTGCTGGTGCCGAATTTTCTGGTGGTATCCGAGCTTGGGATGCTCAACAGTTTGTGGGGCGTCATCTGGCCAGCGATTGCGACGCCGACTGGCGTCTTCCTGTTGCGGCAATACATGCTCACGATTCCCGACGAACTGCTCGACGCCGCGCGCATGGATCACGCGAGCGAGTGGCAGATTTACTGGCGCATCGTGCTGCCACTGGCCGCACCGGCGCTGGCGGTGCTGGCCATCTTCTCGGTGATGTGGCGCTGGAATGACTTCCTGTGGCCGTTGATCGTGCTCTCGAAGAACGAAAAATTCACGCTGCAACTGGCACTCAACGCGTTCCAGGGCGATCTCGTCACGCAGTGGAACTACCTGCTGGCGATGACGGTGATCACGCTGCTGCCAATCACCATCGTGTTCGCTTTCCTCCAGAAGTACATCACGCAGGGCATTGCGTCCGCAGGGGTTAAATAATGGCTTCGCTTCAACTCAAAAACGTCGTCAAAGACTTCGGCAGCGCGAAGGTGATTCGCGGAGTCAATCTCGACGTGCATGACGGCGAATTTGTCGTCTTCGTCGGCCCGTCCGGCTGCGGCAAGTCGACACTGCTGCGCATGATTTGCGGACTGGAAGACATCACGTCGGGCGAGCTGTTCATCGACGGCACACGTGCCAACGACATTCGTGCGGCGGACCGCGGGCTCGCCATGGTGTTCCAGTCGTACGCGCTGTACCCGCACATGACCGTGTATCAAAACATGGCGTTTGGTCTTGAAAACATTGGCACGCCAAAAGATCAGGTGAAGAGCAAGGTCGATGCGGCGGCGAAGCTGTTGCGACTCGACACCTTGCTGGAGCGCAAGCCGACACAGCTCTCGGGTGGCCAGCGTCAGCGCGTGGCGATCGGCCGCTCCATCGTTCGCGAGCCCAAGATTTTCCTGTTTGATGAACCGTTGTCGAATCTTGATGCCGAACTTCGCGTATCGATGCGTGGCGAAATCACCGGCCTGCATCGCCGCCTTGGCGCCACCATGATTTACGTGACCCACGATCAGGTGGAAGCCATGACCATGGCCGACAAAATCGTCGTGCTGCGCGCCGGCAATATCGAACAGGTTGGCACGCCGCTCGATCTCTACAACCGGCCGGATAACAAGTTTGTCGCCGGTTTTATCGGCTCGCCACAGATGAACTTTGTGCCGGTCACAGCGGGGCATGGCGACAACATCGTGACCGACCACGGCGCGACCTTTGCAATGCGTACCGAAAGCAAGCCCGCATCGGGCACCGCACTCACGCTCGGCGTTCGTCCGGAGCACTTGACCCTTGAGGCCACACAAGGCGCAATCGCGTTGCCAATGACGGTCACTGGCGTGGAGCAACTGGGTGGGCATTCCCTGCTCTACGGCACATTGCCGGGCGGCAAAGCGGGTGCCGAAGGCCCACGAATCACGGCGCAGGTGGCAGGGCAGGTCAGCACGAAGATCGGCGAAACCGCTACGGTCTACGCTGCGCCCGATATCTGCCGGTTGTTTGCCACGGACGGCAACGAACAGGCGGTGCGCTGATGACACCGCTACGCGTAGCGCGCCTGAAGGCCGCGCAGGATGGTTGGATTGAGGTTACATTCGACAGCGGCTGGCACTGCCGCATTGGCATCGTGGCCGATGGGCTGGGTCGCGTGTTGTTTACTGCACCGGACGGTCTGCGGGAGCCGGTGACATGGTCCATTGCCCCTAACGTCGGCAAGGCGCAAGATCGCACCCAAGTTTTCGCACGATCCATTGCGTCAGTCGCACAAAGCAACGATGGCGCGACGGCTGAGTCCGCAACACTCCGAGCGAACATCCGCCTCGAACCCTTCGCCATCGACTGGGAACAAAAGATCGGTGACAACTGGCACGTCTGCTGTCGCGACCGCGCGAGTTATGCGTACGGCAGCGCAGCGCGCTCAGGCACGCTCACGCACTGGCAGGCACGCGACGCTGAAGACCAGTATTTCGGCCTCGGCGACAAGACCGGGCCGCTCAACAAGTCCGGCCGCCGCCTGCGCACACGGCAGCTCGACGCGCTCGGCTACAACGGCGAGACCAGTGACCCGCTTTACAAGCACTGGCCGTTCTTCCTCGGGCGCCGGGCCGACACTGGCAGCACCTACGGCATCTACTACGATACGCTGGCCGAATGCACCTTCGACTTCGGGCAGGAGTACGACAACTATCACGACTTCTATCGCTCGACGGAGATTGCCGACGGCGACC
This is a stretch of genomic DNA from Casimicrobium huifangae. It encodes these proteins:
- a CDS encoding ABC transporter substrate-binding protein, coding for MSMLTAHAADLRVQCYSDGNECEVTGEIAKRFEAANPGTKIIIDKVPYKAVVETLPVQLAAGEGPDIARVTDLGGLNKYYLDLTPHLSAARQKAWQDNFASTLSWFRAGPTDKGIYGLMSQLTVTGLYVNKTLFEQAKVPMPPATATWDDWMAAAKKVADATKTPFAAAMDRTGHRFAPLAVAYGSKYFDAKGGPVIDDGFKLAANKFVGWHKSGLMPKEVWGGLGGSAYRDAFEEFANGRIVLYYSGSWQVNRMDKNVTKSFDWAVAPAPCGPAGCTAMPGGAAYVGLKRTKAPAEVAKFLDFLATDANYAEMMAKTENIPAHLGVAKAGVTYNVSPLAKAALNTFVGDVGKILKPNFDLQGYRLNRAVFQPTAARLGQAIAGEITVDDALKRLASDLDEQVKAAAK
- a CDS encoding ABC transporter ATP-binding protein translates to MASLQLKNVVKDFGSAKVIRGVNLDVHDGEFVVFVGPSGCGKSTLLRMICGLEDITSGELFIDGTRANDIRAADRGLAMVFQSYALYPHMTVYQNMAFGLENIGTPKDQVKSKVDAAAKLLRLDTLLERKPTQLSGGQRQRVAIGRSIVREPKIFLFDEPLSNLDAELRVSMRGEITGLHRRLGATMIYVTHDQVEAMTMADKIVVLRAGNIEQVGTPLDLYNRPDNKFVAGFIGSPQMNFVPVTAGHGDNIVTDHGATFAMRTESKPASGTALTLGVRPEHLTLEATQGAIALPMTVTGVEQLGGHSLLYGTLPGGKAGAEGPRITAQVAGQVSTKIGETATVYAAPDICRLFATDGNEQAVR
- the gltX gene encoding glutamate--tRNA ligase; protein product: MTDRKTDTGPRAPIRTRFAPSPTGTLHLGNIRTALFAWAYARHHNGQFVLRIEDTDLERSSESSADGILRDMAWLGLDIDEGPFYQMQRMPRYREVVAQMLADGRAYHCYMSVEELDALREKQKANNEKPRYNGHWRPENVAKQGLTPPPGVLPVIRFRNPDDGVVAWDDAVKGRIEIANSELDDLVIARQAPVGEVGVPTYNFCVVVDDIDMQISHVIRGDGHVMNTPRQINIFRALGKEPPVFGHTPTVLGNDGEKLSKRHGATGLNEYAANGYLPEAIINGLARLGWSHGNDEIFTPQQLVEWFNLESLTPSPARFDAEKFEWLNGEHVKRLPVDVLAAKLEPFLREQGYDLNVGPSALAVAELLRERAPTLRKMAELAHFCYHAVTPDAALLAQHLTDANKPAIAWVKEQLAVTEWAKPALAAILKEAQAKFALKTPQVMMPLRVLLTGVAQAPAVDALMLTLGREKTLQRITV
- a CDS encoding DsbC family protein → MMFASRLAARFAGVATALVLVALPALAQTPAGTVAPAVADNIRKVLGPKINGGGKIDAIRPAPMAGLYEVQIGTDVLYVNETANFLFQGSLVDLDKGRDLTRERKEALVAEMEAKVMPALWSGESLNDAVKLVKGKGTRKVVVFEDPYCGYCKKLRQSFAEMDDITVYTFMVAQLSQDSAPKARDLWCSADRIKAYDDWMLRSKAPAAADKACADPTQRVAGLAKRLGVGPVPHVVFADGSKNVGYMPSADLGKKLGTVKATF
- a CDS encoding XdhC family protein, whose amino-acid sequence is MDNLDLDVLKTALAWTDSGRRATLGTVVRTWGSAPRPIGAMMAIRDDGQVIGSVSGGCIEDDLIAKVKDGKLAARLPESVRYGVSADQAHQFGLPCGGTVEMVLEPLTPQSDIRGLLADLEAHRIVKRTLNLATAVTHRADATGADVLAFDGNTLTTIHGPRYRLLIIGAGQLSKYLATMAIPLDYQVTVCDPRDEYQEQWHDLPQVTMTKEMPDDTVIAMNLDRNSAVVALTHDPKLDDLALMEALKSPAFYVGALGSRRNNDKRRERLLEFDVTAEELTKLRGPVGLDIGAKTPSEIAISILAEMTAMKRGVTMTRSKSEVPAAATTSAGCAL
- a CDS encoding carbohydrate ABC transporter permease, which produces MKALKFLTRTRNGRSLDWTDWLSYVYLTLGLFLMFGPVIWLVGSSFKTEAALNEFPPSFLPYGQKAVAVPGEEKMKPVYRIKLPDGTTKELPEVRRIGLMATHIDPARPDEPIRVNVKDREPVREFKLATENYTDLGGKIQFGTYLWNSVFITLVATILTLLFNSMAAFALSKYKFKGRTSVFLLILGTLMVPPAIVLVPNFLVVSELGMLNSLWGVIWPAIATPTGVFLLRQYMLTIPDELLDAARMDHASEWQIYWRIVLPLAAPALAVLAIFSVMWRWNDFLWPLIVLSKNEKFTLQLALNAFQGDLVTQWNYLLAMTVITLLPITIVFAFLQKYITQGIASAGVK
- a CDS encoding carbohydrate ABC transporter permease, which codes for MKTRPGTPWFFLAPNVIVILLFTFVPIAINIYYAFTGGVNLYPLQRPGVGVENFSTLLECGSYLDPSSCTKDVFWRSIFNTAKYAFFQVSLMVLFSLITALVLNRKIIGRGFWRGVFFYPVLLSPVVVALIWKWILQRDGLLNAAMVAVDAPPVLWLAEPGWAFFWVTFVSIWAHMGFYMLILLAGLQAIPADLYEAAQLDKASPWRSLTRVTLPLLMPNLMVVLVLALIKAVQTFDDVFVLTGGGPGSATTFIVQFIYHTGFVEPVRLYGIAAAGSLLLALALVALTLLQLRLSKADEMGERAK